TCTACTATTTCTAAGATTGCACGATACCATGATTCTCTAGTAGTAATAATCAATTATAATAAGCAAACTGAATATGATATAGAGCTCAATAACGTCAAAGATATTTTAAACAAAAACAATATTAAAGGTGGTATTAGTAGAATTTTTTCTAAATCTAAATTTGAAAATTTAAGTTCTTATTATCACCAAGCTTCCATAGCCTATGAAATTGGTACTCGTACTAATAAAGCTTCTATTTGTATATATCCTTATGAAAATGTTGATTTATTTCATTTATTTTCTAAACTTAAAGATAAAGATGAACTAAAAATATTTTGCCATCCTTCGTATAATAAATTATTAAAACATGATAAATTAAATGGAACAGAATATTGCAAAACTATTTATGAATATATTTTATGTGCAAATAACATCTCTGCAGCAGCAGATAAATTATTTATTCATAGGAACACCATGGCCTATCGCCTCAATAAAATCAGTGAAATTACAGACCTAGATTTAACAAATGGGATAAATATTTTCAAATTATATTTTTCTCAAAAAATTAGCGAGTGGTTAAAATATTAGTGCTTTTAATAATTAGACTTATGCAACAATTACCGAAATTAGATACATTTATCTTCCACAGAACTAGTGAAATTTTCACTGGAAGGTTCTAAATGGGGGCTTGTCGTCATTTCAGCGTGTTCCAGATGTAAAATCTAGACAAGCTGTAAATGAAACAAGCCCCCATTAAAAACCTTCATCAGCTCAATTTCACATGCCTGATTCCAGAAAAATGTATCTAATTTCTAGTGTAGTTTTACAATTATTATTTCTCAATAATACATATTATTACACTTATAAGTTGAATTATTAATTTGTTTATCTATAATTTGCCATTGAGTTGAACATTGATAATTAGAATATATTATGCTTCTATTTATATTTGTTTTGACATAACTACTTCTTCATTTTTCTTTTTTGATTTAGCTACATTATATATTAATGCAAGCATTATAAACCATGCGGGCGTTACAAATAATGCTACGCGCGTTTCATTATTAAGTGCTAATGTAACAAGGACAAAAGCAAAAAATACTAAAATTATATAGTTAATAACTGGATAAAACGGCATTTTAAATTTATTCTTAGCTGCAAGTTCAGGTTTAGTTTTGCGATATTTAATATGGCAAATCACGATAATTGCCCAAATAAATATAAAACAAAATGTTGATATACTTGTTATTAATACAAACACGCCTTCAGGCATAATATAATTCAAAACAACTGAAATTAAAATAACAATTGCAGAAAATACTGTAGCATTAGAAGGTACTTGAGTAGAAGTTAATTTTTTCATAGATTCAGGAGCATTCCCTTCTTTAGCAAGAGAGTATACCATTCTGCTTGTACTAAAAATTCCACTGTTACATGCAGAAGCTGCTGAAGTTAATACAACAAAATTTACAATACTTGCTGCTGCTGCTATTCCTACTGCTGAAAACACTTGTACAAATGGACTTTTTTCTGGATTGATTGAATTCCAAGGGTATATGCTCATAATAACAAAAAGTGCTCCAACATAGAAAATAATTATTCTAATTGGAATATTGTTAATAGCTTTAGGAATAACACGTTCTGGGTCTTCAGTTTCTCCAGCTGTTAAACCAACTAATTCTATTCCAGTAAAAGCAAATACCACCATTTGAAATGAAAGTATAAATCCATTTATTCCATTTGGAAACAAGCCTCCATTACTCCAAAGATTTGCAAAGCTTGATGCACCAGCATCTGTAGAAAAGCCCTTAATAATCATAAAGGTACCAATTACAATTAATGCTAAAATTGCAATAACTTTAATTAGTGCAAACCAAAATTCCATTTCACCAAATAATTTTACAGCTGTAAGATTCATAATTAATAATATTACAAGAATCATAAGACTTGGAACCCATTGTGCCACATTTGGAAACCAATATTGTATATAAAGTCCAGCAGCTGTTACATCTGCCATAGCGAGTGAAATCCAACAGAACCAATAAGTCCATCCTGTAATAAAGGCTGCTCTTTCACCTAAATAATCATATACAAAGTCAACAAAAGAATGGTAATTTAAATTAGAAAGTAGCAATTCCCCAAGGGCACGCATAACAAAGAAACAAATTATTCCAGTTATCATATAAGCAAATAAAATAGATGGTCCAGCTAAGTGAATGGACCTTCCAGAACCAAGAAAAAGTCCTGTTCCTATTGCTCCACCGATTGCAAGTAGTTGCACGTGACGATTTTTAAGACCTCTTGATAAATTTTGATTGTTTGATTTTGATTGTTCCATTTTATCCCTCCATCTTAGTTAAAAGGCTGTTATTTTATAATGCCTTTTCCTATAAGTATTTTGTGGTTGGAGATACAAATGGGAATAGATAAGATCTAAATGAAGCAATAATACTATTAAATAGTTATCTATAAAATAATAATATATCACTTTGATAAGATATGTATCTGTCCCCTGTCCTTTTACCTGAGAGTTTCACCATATGATTTCTCATATAACTTGCTCCTTCGGTGCTCTATTTCGAGTCTCTCCAAGGGTTCATCCAATAACGGTCATCTCTAACTTAATAGGTACCTGAAAGATTTACTTCTTCGGTGAACAGCATTGCCATTACTCTCCCGCTATCTTCATCTGAACTTTTTTAAATTTTATAAATAAAATATTAAATTTTACTGTTATATATTAATATATTTTCATCAAACTTGCAATATTTTTTTCATTTTAATTAGAATTAAAATATATTTTTATCACAATTCCAAATTAACCATGAATTGTATAAAAAAATAGTAGATGATCCTATTTTTTCATCAAACCACCTACTATATTATGTATATTATTAAATTTTTTAATTTAATAATAACATGAACCACTACACTTATTACAAAATAGTTTATCTTTCATTTTTTCTTCAAAAGCTTCACACTCTTCAAGATCTTCAAGTATGCTTAATGCTTTTCTTAAATCTTCCACATCTCTTTTCATATTATCAACAGAATTCCCTCTTCCAACAACTTTTAAATGTGTAACACCAGCAATTTTCATTTTTTGTAAAGAACATAATCCACAACCAGTACCACCAAGTACATCTGAATCTTCCATTTCATCTACTATGTCATAATCACTTTCCATATAAGCTTCAAGTTTTTGATCAACTTCCTTAAAATTATTAGCAAATTTATTTTCTTTAGTTAACTTATATGGCATTTTGCATAAATGAATCATCTCATCACAATGTAGAGAGTTGCAAAAAGCTCCTGTATAATGACATCTCTCATTTAAAATAAATGCCTCATACTCAATATTTTTATCTTTATTATCTTCTATACATGCTTTCATATCTTCAATGGAATTTTTCCTATGAAATATATAACGTGATATATCAAATTTATTAAAAAAATCAACAGAAAGACGATTAAGTTCAACACATTCCCCACTTAAATGAATTGAACATTTTATCCCGTTTTCTTTTAAATATAATATAAGTGCAAGGTCTGCTATAATAAACTCATAGAATCCAATATCTATCAAAGCTTTTATCATTTTAGCTATCATTTCATATTGTTCTTCTAGGTAATACAAATAATTAAATGTTATATTTACTGGAACTTTGTATCTATCCATCATTTTTTTAAGTATTTTCATATCCTCAAAAGAATTTATTTGAACATTATAGTAAAGTACTTCTCTCCTATTTAAAGGAAATAAACTACCATATTTTTTATTCCACTCGTATGGAACATATCCACAAAATACTTCATCCACTCCTGCTTTTACCAAAGTTAAATAATCGTCAATACATCCTAAGCCTGCTACTATCTTCATTAGCTTTTCCTCTTATCTTCATATAAAATTTAAAACAATTCTATCTATGCCACTGCTAACATAATATTCTAATTCCTTTGGATTTTTAAGCAAAGTGTCATCAAAAGCAAACAAGGAATTATACCTTCCAACCATATTTAAATGCTTTGGATAAGCAAATATATAATCTTTACAATATTTTTCACAGCTAGTAATAAGTTTCTGCTTTCCTCTATCCATGGTTGTACATTTAGCATATAGCGGACAATATTGTGAGGTATTTGTTTGGTAAAAAGGAATATGAATGCTATGTTTTCCTTCTGCAATTGATATTCTATAACCACAATTTTCATATTCATATCGTTCTATGTTACAATCTTTCAAAAATTTATTAAAGAGCGCACTATTAAGATTGTTTTTCGCCATAAGTTCCTTATTTTCAGCATAACCTTTTTTATAAATGTACCTTGGATCTTTTTTTCTCTTATTCAATAAAACTCCTAGGGACAGCATAAAAAAATCTAATTTCTTTTCAACTAGTTTCAACATACCAAAATCATTTATTATAATTTCTATTTTTTCACTTTTATCCTTACACCAAGCATATACTTTTTCTATTATATCTTTAGTTTTTTCTATATAGCAATCTCTTAAATATGTAAAACACAATGTGATATGAAGATTTTCCCTATAAGCTTTATCTAACAGCTTCTTTAAAAGTTTCACTTCTGGAAATAAATTATGACAAAATTCATTTCCAATATAAAGTCTTGTAACATCCATTTGAAATAGTTTATGTGTATTTATAAAATTTTCTTTTAAATACTCCTTAGTAAAAGCTTTAATGTCTTTGTGCATATATTTTTTATACAATGTATCGTTATCTAAAGCAATAGCGAATTCTATTGAATTTAGAATAGTATTATCCCATTCTAAATAATTCAAATTAGATAGCCATTCTTCTTTTTGCTCTAAATAATCCTTATAAAATTCAGTATCCTTTTCCGCTGGGTATCCAACCATTTCCTTTGAAAATTCACTTTCTTCACCAAAGGTTTTTGACATAATATATTTTGAATAATTTCTAAAACTATTTCTAACATTATAGGAATATTCTTGTGAATCAATAGCAAAAGTATAACTTAGATAAAATTCAAATTTTGTCTTTTCAATAAGAACATGACTGCTTATTTTAACTTCTTCATATTTATTTTCATTAAATATATAAAACATTACTTTTATACTATCTATATTTTCTATTTCTTCTGAAACACGTACCGTTAATTTTTGTGGAGATATCTTTAAAATACGCACTTCTATATTATCTAATAGACAACTTATGAGACCTGCTGGTAATAATTCAACTTCTTCTTTTTCCAAAATAATACCTCTTATTTATTTTCTAAAATTTTTGTTACTCCTGTAGCTATATAATTTACATAAGGATCATCATCTCTATTACTTAATATAATAACTAAATACCTTTTATCAAGGTTTCTCTTTACATATGAAGTATATCCTGGTAAATCTCCACCATGAGAAATACTTTTATTTCCTAAAGTACTTTCATCGATAAACCATCCATATCCATAATCTGATAAATTAGGAGTAAACATTTCATTTAGGGATTGTTTATTAATTATTTTTTCTGAATATAATGCTTCTTCCCACCTGTACAAATCTTCAACAGTTGAGTACATTTCCCCAGCTGATGCTATAAAAGATCCCTCAGTATCAATTGACTTTTCATATTGATTTTGGCTATTAATTATTTCAGCGTAACCAATAGCCTTGTTTTTCATATCATTTCCATTACTTAAAAATCCTGTACTATTCAAACTCAAAGGCTTAAGTATGTTTTCTTCTATATATTCTTTATAATTTTTTTGGGATACTTTTTCTATTATATATCCGAGTAATATGTAATTAGAATTACTATACTTAAAATCCGTTCCAACCTCAAACTCAAGAGGTTCATCTTTAAATAGACTTATAAGTTCTTCTAAAGTGTATACCTGCTCTCCACTTTCAACATTCCCAATTGAATCAACATAATCTGGAATTCCAGAAGTATGATCAAGAAGATTGCAAATCTTTATTTCATCTCCTTTTGGGTAATCTGGAATGTATTTGCTAATAGGATCTTGAACACTTAATAAATTCTTTTCTTGAAGCATTAAAATTGCTGTTGCTGTAAATTGTTTTGTTATAGAAGCAATTTCAAACTGAGTCTGCGTAGTATTTTCAATATTATTATCATAATCTGCCATTCCAAAGGCTTTATCAAATAATATAGTACTTCCTTCTGTAATAAGAATTGAACCACTAAATTCATAGTCTTTAGAATAATTATCAATATATTCTATTATCTTTGACTGAGTATACTTATTAATTCCGTTAGAACTTTCTCTTAGCGCTTTTGCCTCATTAGGTTCATTGCTTGAACACCCATTAAGCAGTAGCACTATCACGATTGTTAGCGCTACAATATATATTATAAATTTTTTTATCATAAATTATTTCCCTCAAAATCTGAATATTAGTAAATCCGTTTAAAAATTAACTACATAATCTTCTGTTAAATTTTTTTATATTATAACACAGTTTCACTAATTAATTGTTCAAAAAAATACGCTGTCAAAGAAAATTAATTTCTTAAACAATAATGTATCTTACTTAAAATGAAAATAGAATTAATAGCTAAAAGTAAAAAAACGTGTAATATACAAATTTAAATAAACCATAAAAATACACTGTCTCCTACAATTAAGTAAGGGCAGTGTATTTTATAGTTTTCATTATATAAGTAAAACGTAATTTTCTAACTTAACTAATATTAATTATATTTTACAGATAATCCATGATATTTATTTTGTATCAACTTTATAACTGGTACTCCAACTATTGTTACAATTACAAATTCACCAACTGCAACTTCTCCAATCGATAGTAAAAGGGGAAACTCATAAACATAGTAAAGCATCCAACCAACTATTAAACCATTAAACACTGTTGGCCAAAGTGATGCCACTAATAATGATACTTTTGTATTCTTAACAAACTTTCCTGTAAGCGAAATAGCATAAACACTAATAAATGTTGCTAAAGTACCAAATACTATATCCATTACGCCATTTGGTCCTAGCATATTTGCAATAAAGCATCCAATTGTAAGCCCTCCGATGTAGAATGGGTCAAATATTGCTAATAATACCATTATCTCTGATACTCTAAATTGTATAGGTCCATAACTAATTGGAGCCAATGCAACTGTTATTGCTGCATAAAGTGCAGCTATTATAGCTGTTTTTACTACTCTCTGTACTGTTTTATTATTATTATTCACAAAAATTCCTCCATGTATATAGATAATATTCTCGAAATTAACATTGCAAATATAATTATCAAAAATCTCCAAACAAAAAAATCGTAGGAATCATCCTACGATAAATAAACTCGACAACAATAAAAGCTTTCATTAATAAAAAATTAATTAAACCTTTATTACTCTAAATTATTTAACCGTAGTTTTGTTTTAAGTCAGGAGGCTTTCGAACTGACTAAATGCTAATTTTCATCCTTCTGATTATATCAAATACCTCTAAGTATTACAAGTATAGATATCCAAACCAAGAAACACAACAATTACCGAAATATGATACAGTTATCTTCCGCAGGACTAGTGAAATTTTCGCTGGAAGGCTCTAAATATGGGCTTGTAGTCATTTCAGCGTGTTCCAGATGTAAAATCTGGACAAGCTGAAAATGAAATAAGCCCACATTAATACCCTTCAACAGCTCAATTTCACATGCCTGCTCCAGAAAAAATGTATCATATTTCTAGTGTAGTTTAGTAATTTTAATTTCTCAAGAGTGTATACATATTCCATTTATAAGTTTGATTATTCATTTGAATATCTATAACATATTTTCGTTTTAACACACTCATAAATTTACCTATATAATTCTAGTATTCTAAAATTTAACTTACATCTATAAATATATAATATTAAAATTTTAAGCCAATTATTATAATTATGTAAAATGTTCATTATTAATATGTTTTTAACTT
The window above is part of the Clostridium saccharoperbutylacetonicum N1-4(HMT) genome. Proteins encoded here:
- a CDS encoding amino acid permease, translating into MEQSKSNNQNLSRGLKNRHVQLLAIGGAIGTGLFLGSGRSIHLAGPSILFAYMITGIICFFVMRALGELLLSNLNYHSFVDFVYDYLGERAAFITGWTYWFCWISLAMADVTAAGLYIQYWFPNVAQWVPSLMILVILLIMNLTAVKLFGEMEFWFALIKVIAILALIVIGTFMIIKGFSTDAGASSFANLWSNGGLFPNGINGFILSFQMVVFAFTGIELVGLTAGETEDPERVIPKAINNIPIRIIIFYVGALFVIMSIYPWNSINPEKSPFVQVFSAVGIAAAASIVNFVVLTSAASACNSGIFSTSRMVYSLAKEGNAPESMKKLTSTQVPSNATVFSAIVILISVVLNYIMPEGVFVLITSISTFCFIFIWAIIVICHIKYRKTKPELAAKNKFKMPFYPVINYIILVFFAFVLVTLALNNETRVALFVTPAWFIMLALIYNVAKSKKKNEEVVMSKQI
- a CDS encoding U32 family peptidase, with protein sequence MKIVAGLGCIDDYLTLVKAGVDEVFCGYVPYEWNKKYGSLFPLNRREVLYYNVQINSFEDMKILKKMMDRYKVPVNITFNYLYYLEEQYEMIAKMIKALIDIGFYEFIIADLALILYLKENGIKCSIHLSGECVELNRLSVDFFNKFDISRYIFHRKNSIEDMKACIEDNKDKNIEYEAFILNERCHYTGAFCNSLHCDEMIHLCKMPYKLTKENKFANNFKEVDQKLEAYMESDYDIVDEMEDSDVLGGTGCGLCSLQKMKIAGVTHLKVVGRGNSVDNMKRDVEDLRKALSILEDLEECEAFEEKMKDKLFCNKCSGSCYY
- a CDS encoding serine hydrolase domain-containing protein; protein product: MIKKFIIYIVALTIVIVLLLNGCSSNEPNEAKALRESSNGINKYTQSKIIEYIDNYSKDYEFSGSILITEGSTILFDKAFGMADYDNNIENTTQTQFEIASITKQFTATAILMLQEKNLLSVQDPISKYIPDYPKGDEIKICNLLDHTSGIPDYVDSIGNVESGEQVYTLEELISLFKDEPLEFEVGTDFKYSNSNYILLGYIIEKVSQKNYKEYIEENILKPLSLNSTGFLSNGNDMKNKAIGYAEIINSQNQYEKSIDTEGSFIASAGEMYSTVEDLYRWEEALYSEKIINKQSLNEMFTPNLSDYGYGWFIDESTLGNKSISHGGDLPGYTSYVKRNLDKRYLVIILSNRDDDPYVNYIATGVTKILENK
- a CDS encoding QueT transporter family protein, giving the protein MNNNNKTVQRVVKTAIIAALYAAITVALAPISYGPIQFRVSEIMVLLAIFDPFYIGGLTIGCFIANMLGPNGVMDIVFGTLATFISVYAISLTGKFVKNTKVSLLVASLWPTVFNGLIVGWMLYYVYEFPLLLSIGEVAVGEFVIVTIVGVPVIKLIQNKYHGLSVKYN